DNA from Electrophorus electricus isolate fEleEle1 chromosome 5, fEleEle1.pri, whole genome shotgun sequence:
TTAGAGGGTATAGTGGTGTAGTGCTTTACTGTGGTAGCTGAATTCTCAGCACAATAAAGGACCTGATATGATATGTGATGTTGGGAATGGCAGTTTATAGACTGCAGTGAGAGTATTGGTTCATTTGTTGTGGATCATAATCCCAAATTATGACTTTTTCACAATGCCCTGGAAATTACATTCATTTCTACTTTTTGGAATGGCAGTTTAACATCACTTACAGAACTGTAATTTTAGCTCTTGTCTTTTAAGTATCATTTGTCCAGAGCACAGTGTGATGGAAAAGGTTTTGTaggcatatgtgtgcatgtgtgtgaatgtgtgtgcaggtctgtgcaCTGACAGTTTGCTTTTGCATGAATAGCACACAAAGGTCTTTAACCACATCAAAGGTTTTGTACTGCTCACTTATGAGCTATTTTCTCTGCTCATATTGCACAACAGGGTCTAGGTGTTTTCCATCCTCAGTGTGGACCCTTGGTTTTTCTGTCCATGCACTGCATTAAAACCTTGATCACTGTTCTTACTAGATACCCTCGTCAACCCAATGACCTGTTTATTACTGACTGATCACAGAAGTTCAGAGAAAATGTGGACAGTTAAGGAAACAGAAAGAAGGTGGAGGGttaaggttgtcccagtggtgataggaCTACTTGGAGCTGTGACCCTCAAGATAAAAAATGGCTAAAACCAGGAACTACAGCAATGACCTCAGTCCAAAGAGATCAATCCtagcaacagcaaaaacatcacAAACTCCCAACACAATATATAGCAACAATGATACTTAAGTTACTAGGCCCAAGAACTGGTCAGGACTTAGTCCTAACATGATCCATGTCTACTGGCCTCTGACTAAAACATATCCACACAAAAAAAGCTACAGACTCTATGTTTGGCTAACAGAGCATATGACAGTTTTGGACTTGAATGAATGAACCATTCACCAGTCAGTTATAGACAAATTAACTGCCTATACACAACACAGAAGCCAGGATCAGTAATACTAGCGACCAAGAAGATCAAAGCTCCAGATACTGACAGATGCGTACATTATGGTAGCTTTCGTCCATATTTGACTATTTGCCTTGTGTTAGCATTAAACTGACacctttggtttgttttcagtTTGGTCTGATTCATGTTGCACACATTTAAGCATAGCTGAAAGGAAGGCTGTTTGTTGAAGAGTGAAAAGGAAATAGAGCTGAAAGCACAGGCCTACTAGCAAAAATCTGATATTCATTGGTTAGAAACCAATGTCAATGACTCAGGCAGACACCAGTACcagtacaaaccaacacaagtAGTGAAGttgtaataaagaaaaacataggaacaatgacaacaattatttttatttcctctttattatttatatatttgctatgaattaaatattttataaatacacaaaagttATGAcagtttttatatattgtataagCCACACCTCCAACAATATAAAGAAAGTCACATTTCCTCTTCATGCCTGATAACAGGCATGGTTTGTATATTGGTTCTGATTCTCCTTTGCCATGGCGCTGGTATGTAATATTAATCTCATTTACATTACTAAATATAGGGAGTAAAAATTGTTTTGAAGAAGTCATCTAGATGAAGATGATTTTTCAGGTGTCCAGGGTaaaaactgaatgtcatcctcagacagtttgtgtttttcattttgtgctgCTTTCTTGATTACAGGTTTGCTCCCAGTGACTCTGGGCTATGTAGACACTTTAAAATTGGTGGCAGAATCTGGTGATGATGTCACACTATGGTGCCAGCATAACCTGATGGAACTAACTTACATATACTGGTTCAAGCACACAAATCATTCTGTGCCAGGTTGTGTTGCATGCCATTTGTATATTAAATATTCTGAATTAAGACCCTGTTCTGAATCAAGCACCTTTGTTAATCAAAGTAAACGAATCGTGATGACTGTAAACTCCCAGAACATCTCTCTGACAATAACTGCAGTGAATCACATTGATTCAGGACTATATTACTGTGGCATTCAGCAGAACATTGACATTTCGTTCAGCAGCGCAACGTATTTACAAGTGACAGGTGATTTTCAGTGCAAAAGAATCATGTTACATTACTCACGTTACAAAAACTAGatgatttgattattttattttatttcttttattttatttgatggTATTATGACATGTTCTTTATTATATTCAAGTGactatattttttttcaaagcaaaatgaaatgcctTCCATGAGTAGTCCTGAAGATATCTCTTATTCTTCTGCTGATCAGATCCTGTTTTTCTTATTATACTGCAGACCATGTAGATCATCCTCTCTTCAGTTTGCTGTTTTCATTCTACtgtttaaaatggaaatgtgaCTCAACTGCAAGATTTAGATCAACTGCATTGTATTGTCACATGTACAGATTCTTTAAATCTCTTCTTCAGCTCCCTACGTTTCAGATGTCTTCTTCATGCTGATGGTGGTGTTTGCTGCTGTGATTGTGGTTCTTATCAGTGTTGTTCTAAtcatgctgaagaagaaaaaacaaatcagaggttcattcattcattcatatatatagaTGACTGAACTGTATATATAATACAGCTAACTGAGTTATTTTGTCTGTTTCCTACAGTGGCTGGCTCTAAagtaaaacaagacaaagaggTAATTCTATTATTCTTAAATTTATAGAAACAGCTACACACAATCAAATAATTAAGCAAATATATGATTTTAGCTCtagtgttttaatattaaaataacacagTTCCTAtagttatttatattattaaataactaaatgtattttcatattaaGTACACAGTGCTAATTAATTCTTTTACAGGTTTTAGTGTaactaatatttttattacatctTGACTTCATACAGGAGCAGGATCCTAAATCAGTGAACTACGCTGCTCTACAGTTCTCTGATCACAAAACCCAGAGTGTAGCAGGACATGGTGAAGTGGTGGATCCTCGGGTTGTATATTCTTCAGTACGACACCAGTAAAGTATTGTACACAGAACAAAGTTGTACATCATGCCTTCACTGTTTAGATTTACTTCATGATTCTAGGAGATTAAATCCATAAGAGGTAACACATTAATTGACCTCACCTTCAACCtcagttttatatttaatagTAATCAAACATCATGTAGTTATACTttgtacatattaaatatacatagttgctcttttttatttttgtttttatttgtgtgtgcaagtataaaaacatactttcttgtgtgtgtgtgtgtgtgtgtgtgtgtgtgtgtgtactgtatatgcgTGTTATGTTTATTATTGAGATGATATAATTTATAGTGTTGACtgatgtgtatataaatgtgttccaAACACAAGGCTTCACttgttttgatttgatatttgaaaagattaaatgtgtgatttgattctttttttattgaagTATACTCTGGTCTTTTGAGGCAATCTTCTGTTGTAATAAATGATATGAAAACCCTTTATATCCCTTGTACATACCAAGCGATATGTATGACTTAAATATAGTCATAATTATTGACTACCATTGACTACCTCTATTCACACTGCAATGGCACcagggttttttgtttattaagcTCGGACAATGTAACAGTATAAGTTATTCGCctctcttaaaatatttttattttaactgaaagtaCTTGAAAACTTCTATCTTGACTTGAAATGCAGGTGAAATAAGCAACAGCAAATAAATCCTCATCTATTTATGGCAGACTAAATAGTTAATagaagagaaagatgaaagCTTTGTCCTTTAACAACAAGAGGGATTAATGTAAACACTGAGATAACTGAAGATAGTGTGACTAGAGTCTTACATGAAATATTATGCTTGGTTACATCATCTTCATATTGCTGAATCATTAGATGTGAGAACTACTTTAAATGTCCACTTCACAAGGTTCATAAACCAACCAAGCTACTGTTAGTTACCTTCTAACCAAGTCCCTGTTAACTAAACTTACACTATAGGCATTAATACAGCTAGATAAACTAGATTGCCATACCTGAAGTACTATGCTGCAACAAAAAGTgcaataaaacaattacaaaatattttaaaaatgctaataaactGTATTACTTTCCACAAATACTataattttcaaaacacaagCAATGTTTTGAATGTTAAGTAATTAAATTTCGAAACGATACAATTACTTATTATAACTTCAATTCTTACCCATggtctgatctctctctctctctctctctctctctatctggtTGGTGTGTGATATTGAAATGTGACCTCTGGCAATATTTTTTCCACTTGCGGGTGAACTAAAAATAGAACAGAAGTTCTCACATTTTTGTGGTCAACATGCTTCAGTGCACATTTCATACTACTGAAAAAACATGCCCAATACAAGTCTGTAAATCATGCAGTGTATTGAACTGAAAGGTTGGACAGACGATTCAGTTTTCAGCTAATGTAAAGGTTGGAAACAAAGTCCAACTATGTCAGACCTTTTTACAATCTTGTAAGTGACAATACAGTATATGTTAGTCAAAAACAAGTGTGCAATttttggaaaaataattaaaaacaattttaatacaTCAGTTGGTTAAGGAATCATTTCATAATTATCTGTATTACTGTATCTTACAACATTCCAGATAATGTACAAAGTGAATTTGCCTTCATTTAACATCAACTACAGTAATTTAGCTGTTCCTGCAAGATGTGATGAAGGATTTGGGAGTACCTGTGATCCACAAGTAAGTGATGAGAGATCTATGCATTCTTAGTACTGAAATATACAGACCAGGAGCAGAATAGTAAATAATTTTATGTCATTACATATATCctcatatataaaatgtttagatCTTTACTGACATCTGAAAACATGTAATCACTGGAAAACTGCAAAGATAATGTAACACTGAAGAACtcacacagcaaacaaaaaaccaggaagagaaaaaacagataACACTGATAAGAATTACAGACAGGAACATTATAGCAAGTCTACACAAAAGGTTGATATTCAGTGTCAATCAAAGAAGGATGGGTTTCTGTTTTAAGGAGTAAATGTTCCCAAGGTTTTTTGCTTACACCATATGCTTTTATCTCTTTAGAGGTTTAAACCTGGATTTATGTAAAGCTGCTTGAAGATAATATCTGGTGTAAAAGTACTGTATAAACTCAATTgaataatttgaaaattaaacTGATCTTTTGGTTGGAGTTtggtatttacagtatttgttaCAAAAATTATAAACAGGTGTGGtcagaaatttacatttacatttatatatatggcatttggcaaacactcttatccaaagtgacttacaaattgctttgtcatttactcatagaatgaatcctagccagtacagtaggttagagttcaagataccattgaactagaattctgttgaaatacagggatcaatgctgatgcctagaagtgcaaaatacataagctctatctcagataacaatatgtgcaataaacaagcactagtttgttagtcaacaaaggagcggtcaacataaacaataccctacaataagtattattttcagttagtcaacgtcgggtcagtggtcatttaaatattctacacaTAGATGGGTCtgtatttgaagactgcaagggattctgctgtccagacaccaagaggaagtttgttccactatttaggagccaggacagagaacagtcatgagacttgaagcatggtatttcaagctgagctgtacttgaggttcaaagtactggaggtacggatcaggctttgactaTTGACATTATGTATGGAGAGGCTGGTCCATtcttggctttgtaggcaagcatcaaggttttaaatctgatgcgtgcagctactggaagccaatcaatggagcacagcagtggagtgacatgaCTGAAgatcagaagattgaagaccagttgtgctgctgcattctggacatgttgtagaggtctgatttctcttagaggaagacctgCAAGAATTGCAGTAGTCTTAGCTTTTTAGATGACAATAGACAGCATAAGCACCTGGGTAGTTTCCTGGAAGATAAAGGGCTGAATTCATTTGTATGTTataaaggagaaatctgcaagatcTTGGGAGGGTCTTCTTTATTCATAAACAAATCAGGATTATCTTCTAAAAATGACGACTCTGTGATAAGGAAGCAACAGAATCACCAACACTAAAATTAAAGGAACTGTAAGAATGAAGTATCTGGATATGCTCTGcattttcagaacatttcattttgtcctcCCACTATTAATCTGATTACCATTCATCACTATATGCcattttcagaacatttcatGTTGTCCTCCCACCATTAATCTGATTACCATTCATCACTATATGCAattttcagaacatttcatGTTGTCCTCAGACCATTAATCTGATTACCATTCATCACTATATGCcattttcagaacatttcatGTTGTCCTCCAACCATTAATCTGATTACCATTCATCCCCATATGCCATTTTCAGATATTGGGTTTTACCTTTATTTCCTCCATACTGTAAACTCACATGCATAATATTAGGCTGTTTAATATTTGGTGTAGTACGAGGCTTATAAAGAGCAGATCTCCAAATttgacatttacaaaacattaatattttcattatttcaaagAAAAGTGACAGTTTACTGTCTAACACAGAAacttgtatatatacacagcataAGACGTAAATATCTCATGCCATTAGAGGTCCATTAGAGCTTCGTGTAGGAATGTGCTTATTCTTTTCACTCCAGCAACCACAACATCGTGAGCTTTTCTCAGGGCTCATCAtgtaggcacctcccttcatctctgTTTCAttgaattaagcccacaacacccccagaaggctcaacagtgaggtctcGTGTCCCAGCCCCACTCCCCTTCAAGCTCACTTTAATTCAAGCCATGCCTCTTGAACACCCTTCCactagaaaacaaaaacataaaatccATGATGGCCTtcccagtgactaaggccatacccaACCCCACTGGCATTGtaaatgcatgctcagtgctgcCAGTTCCATATGTATTTTGTCTATTAAATCAGCAAACATTCTCCAACACAAATCCATCCTGGCCTCCGTAGTGACTAAAGCTGGCACCATCAGTGCCTGTTCCATGCCACTGGTTCCATTTGGATCTACCACTTTACCCAATGACACAACAACCTTAACCACTCCACCTTTGTGGTGCATTATCCCAACAAGTCTGGCCTTTTCTTATCCACCAccactgactagccctttcagctacttaTGATAACTCCTTCACAGCTTCTCTTAATTTACAGCCTCTAAGGCTGAACTGCACAATCATTGATGTGACAGACATTCCTACAAATACTTTGACACCTCTCTCTACTGATCTTATAAGCACCTGCAACATGTGTTCTgtcacctcagccaccaagtctgTATACTTCAGCTTTTTCCTGTCAAAGGCTTCATCTACTTCTGTGATGTTACTTAAGTGACCACCAAACAACACGAACAGCTTGAAAGTCTCATTCCTTAGCATTCCTTAGCTTTATCAGTTGCTCTACTGATTTTCTAGTGATATGATTCCATTTACTGATCTATGAACACTCATTTAACCAGTACAAGACATTTTATAGTTCACTTAAAATTACTCCATAGCATGAATGTTATTTGATTATTGCTCTCTGGCTTAGTGTTTGGAAATGGTGACTTCTGCTGTGCTTGTAGTAGTGATGCAGTGGTTTACTATTGTCTTCAAACTTAAATCAGTTGAAATTATGTTCATCTTGTGAACATTAGTTTATGGTCTGTAGTGAGATTGTATGGATTCATCTGTATATGTTATTTTGATGAATCAGAATGCCAAAAATTCCATTAAATAATTACCATTTTAAgatcaaacacaaaaatgtaattttagctgtagtgttttatgcatttgtaCCCAGAGAACTGTGTTATTAAAACagatctgtgtgcatgtgagcatatctgtttatctgtgcaCAGACAGTTTATCTTTAGAtgaacagcacacaaacactttaaacCTCATCAAAGGCTGTGACTGTGTCCTTAGCCATTCTAGCCATTCGGCTCTTTTACACACTGTGGTCTGAATATTTTCCAACCTCAGCATGGACCCCCCTGTTTTTTTGCACACACTTTGCATCAAACCCTCTCGATCACTGTTCTCACTAGATATGGCTTTCACTTCCACAAGCAAGTATTTACTGATCACAAAAGTTCACTTTAGGAGATCTGTTAAAACAAGCCTTCAGATTACATGCAGAGTGTCTGTTGGTAAAATAGGGTCAGTTTTTAGTCATCAGTTTTTAACAGAAAGCTCCTTTGTTGAAACACTAAGGTTACATTAATATTACAAGATTGAAGAGACTCAAGTCAGATTTTCCGCCTAAATGTGACATGCATCTGATTTCTGGTAGGGCTTGTGGAGGCAAAAACTGCGCATGTGGGGCTTCAGAAGAACTTTGCTTACACAGTttatgaaggacctctatcctAAACAATAGGCTGGTGTCCTTCTGGACTGAGGTCACCATTGGTATTGTCTTATTTAGGGTCTAGGTTGCTAGTCAGTTCTACACATCAAAGAATGTTGTGCATTcatgttacaaatgtttttatcgGAGTGTGAGCCATATGCTAATCCCATGTGACCTTCAGATTCAACCTGTATTTGTTTGTCAACGACTAGTAGAAAAGGTCAGAAAGAGAAGCTTTAGTAGTGTTTGTCTTTACCACGTTTAATGATGCTGGctgacagcagtgacactgaagaCCTGTGACCACATGATGCAAGATGGCAAGGGAGTTTATATACAGGAACTTATGTAATACTGTATGAATGTATGCTGACTTCCATTTTTCCtgtattatctatttatttatgtgttgcagaatacatacacagattttgcactgaaattatttcagtttatgAATTTTCATTTAATGCATAAGCCACACCTCCAACTATATAAAGCACAGTTTGATACAAGAGTTACATTTCCTCTTCATGTCTGATAGCAGGAATGATTTGTATATCAGGTCTGATTCTCCTGTTCAATGGCATTGGTAAGCAAAACTAAtctaatttaaattattaaaaagagagattaatatttgttgttttgaagATGACAAAGCAAACAATTTAAATTACAATAGAGTGTTTAAAGTTAAAACTGAGTGTTTTATATACTGTTCCCATAAGATCTTTTgtgcttattttcattttgtattttttggaTTACAGTTTTGCTCCCAGTGACTGTCGGCTCTTCAAACACTTTAATATTGGTGGCAGAACCTGGTGATGATGTCACAATTTGGTACCAGTGTGAACAAACCAGAGCAACTTACGTATATTGGTTTAAGCACACAGACAGTTCTGTGCCACATCGTGTTGCATGCCAGTTGTATACAAAATCTTCCAAATCAAtgccttgttctttttttaaacaaagtaaCCAAATGGGGATGTCTGTAAACTCCCAGAACACGTCTCTTACAATAACTGCAGTTAATTACACTGATTCAGGACTGTATTACTGTGGCATTCAGTGGAGCAACCTCATTTCCTTCAGCAACgcaacat
Protein-coding regions in this window:
- the LOC118241379 gene encoding uncharacterized protein LOC118241379, which encodes MSSSDSLCFSFCAAFLITGLLPVTLGYVDTLKLVAESGDDVTLWCQHNLMELTYIYWFKHTNHSVPGCVACHLYIKYSELRPCSESSTFVNQSKRIVMTVNSQNISLTITAVNHIDSGLYYCGIQQNIDISFSSATYLQVTAPYVSDVFFMLMVVFAAVIVVLISVVLIMLKKKKQIRVAGSKVKQDKEEQDPKSVNYAALQFSDHKTQSVAGHGEVVDPRVVYSSVRHQ
- the LOC118241380 gene encoding uncharacterized protein LOC118241380, with amino-acid sequence MICISGLILLFNGIVLLPVTVGSSNTLILVAEPGDDVTIWYQCEQTRATYVYWFKHTDSSVPHRVACQLYTKSSKSMPCSFFKQSNQMGMSVNSQNTSLTITAVNYTDSGLYYCGIQWSNLISFSNATYLHVTEQNERLFKSTEEDVYFMLTVVFGGVIVILISVLLVMLKRRERYQDETDCKVQQEKEEQDSKYAALQFSDKKIKKSGRHTEVVDTKVVYSSVRH